The Corythoichthys intestinalis isolate RoL2023-P3 chromosome 2, ASM3026506v1, whole genome shotgun sequence DNA segment gaatcggaaatttttcaCGCCTCTACTGACTAGTATTCAAACTAGGCCTCAAATGTTACACATAGCTCTGCCCTTTGAACCGTTTTGATGTAAGAAGTCACAAGACCTCAGTTGAGTAGatttgttcattttgctttgccTAAAGAATTCTACTACATTATAGGAACTACACAACAAGTTCTTTGAAATAAACTGTCATTTAAAGCAGTGAAAGGGAACAAATCAGGTCAACCAGCATCAAGGACTGCATAATGTTCACTGTTCAAAAGGTCCCGTTTATTATACAAGTATAAATTGTCCaccataaaaataaatcaatatggAACAACTCATTGAATGCAGGCACTTGCTTTCCATATCTGTACCTTCCATCCCATTTTAAGAGAAGACCTTTGCAGTGCAAACAAACAACGCTGTGGCCTGCCCAATGGGACCCTTCTAGGTGCACGGTGCAGCCGCTGGGATGACAGTTGCCATAGAATTGACCTTTGACCTGTCACTATACAGAACACCAGAGTGGACATAAACAACAACCCCACCCCTTGCCTCCCGCTCTCCTTTATACCATCAAATGGCTGGCACAAAGGAAGAGCTGACCTTAACGGTCCTGCAGTGCACGTGCGCATAGACACACATGGGTCAGACTGTACTGGGACAGCCTGGTTCTAGCCAACCGGTTGCGAGAAAAACATTGCTTTAATGTGGAGGCAGCTGCCGTGAACAAGAGCCCACTAGAGGAGAGGCCGGGGCAAGGGTGTAGAGAACATGGACAGATAGAGGACGGGGAAAAAATGCGGCCGAGAACCAATCGAGCGGCCGCTGTCAAACAAAGGACTGCCTGTGATAGCCTTGAATCATTCCCGTCCTGTGATGAGACAACTCTGTCTCCAAGTCCGATGTTAAACCCTGCATTCATTCTTATTGAGCACATCCTCCAAGTCTCTTCCTTAGAATTCCTAATGCAAAAGATTGTGATCCAGTTATTCACATTTAGCGATTTAGCTTCAGTTATTTGTGGCACAAATTTCAGATCATAGGGTACCATCAAACTGGGGAACTGTGTGTGACAATTATTCTAGAAGGGAGAGTGTTTGTCTTTCTACTTTCACAGACTGACAGGCAGGTCACGTACCATGccaaattgtgtgtgtgtgcggggggggggggggggggggggggggtgcaccaCACAAGGGCGtaatatagtccagaaattacaacAGTTTATTACAACGATGAGCCATGAGTGACTACACAGTGACGTCATACTATGTTTATTCAATCCGTTACAGGATAGTGACATGGAGTGAATAGGTTGAAAATTAAACTATGACAAATTAACAGTTAGTAGCTGGTCACTCTCGGCAGACTATTACGGTGTGGCAGGAAGAGGAAGTACGGTTCATTTTTGGTTaacggattaaaaaaataaataatcaatggGCGCTGGTGCCTAACGTGCGCCAATATAAGTGTCTTCATATTAGTTTGAATACtttggggatggcgtggctcagtggtagagtagttgtccccccaacccagaggttgtggattcgattctctgccctgatgaactcgcctaaggatccttgagcaagatactgaaccccacattgctcctggtgctgcgtcaccagtaggtagatggaaatgtagtgtaaagcgctttgagcgccttgataggtggaaaagcgctatacaagtataacaccaacacCATTTCAAAACTTGGAAGTATTACGAATATTTCTCATATTCCTAACCCAATTGGTGTGAGTTCATAAATGCACAAGCACAACATCAGGTGTTTAATTACAGATGTGCTGATTGCACTTAATTTTACGGGCTTAAAAGCCTGTTAAATCCACATTGTGGTTgctgttgttgttcttgttgaCACTAACGTTTAAGTCTACTCCTCCAACATTTGAGACGGGTCGTCCTTAAACTTGGTAGCTATGTATTATAGCCCAGTATTTACAGATCCTCAGAGCCTGATTTTTTTATTCTAATTgtatcagggctgattaattgCAAATTTATTGGTGCCTGCATTAACTCTAGTTTACAAATTAGCCAATAGAGGGCATGCAAGCACAGCACATGTTCTAATGGTGCTTGTGTTGGCTTGTAGGTTTTGTGTTAACCAGTAGAAAGTGTGCACAcacagccttcagcctgtagtATGCTGGGGCACACTTGTGCTTTTCGTGTCCAAATCCAGTCCCTTAATTTCTTCTTAATTTGATCACCTCAGGAATGCACTACTACTAACAATTTGTGTTCTTTTAGAGTGACCAATATTCACAGCAGAGATTTGTTAAATATAACCCATGTGTGACAAGTCAATATAATTACATAGTGGGAGAGTTAAAACTGTTAATCTATGAGCAACACTTTGCCTTGTTAAATATAACAAGTGGGGGACAGGTTTTCCTTGTCAAAAATTACTTCACTTGttaaatttctattttgaaCTTCAAATATTGTCATCTTGTTGTTCTGCCATACTGTGCTCTGTATGTAATGTGAATTCACCTATAGGTTTTCATCTATAGGTTGTATGGCAATGTCCCTCTATTTTGTCGTACCACGAGTGTGTCGTCCAGTAACATACTCATTCAACTTCCCTTGTTTGCTTCTAGAAGTACATTTTACAGCATGAAACAGTTCCtgtgaaaaaagtatttttcttgagtagtatatagtatataactcattgcctgctcaAGGAAAAGAGAAGTTCATTTATATCTACACTGCCATTGATAATGATAGACGATAACTGTTAATgcttatgtttcagtgccattgaccgcactagacgtccaatccattttgattgggaggtgTGGCAGTGCCTGCCTCTCcccatcaaaatggattggacatctggcaCCGTAAATGGTAGCCAATTAGTTAAATGGGTGCCCCATAAAAGGTTAAGACTCACCCATCCTCCTTGGCGCTCTATCCAAGGCTGAAGATGGTTGTCCAGGTACACCGTCATCCACTCGATGATCCTGCCGACCAGAGGGCTCATTTCCTTTTCCATGCACTCGACGCACAACGCACCGCCAAACGCAAAGAGTCCCACGATGCGGCCCCAGTTGATGTCGTCCCGGAAAACCTCATCTACGACGTTCTCAAAGCTCTGGTAGGCGGTCGCCGGAGTAATGTGCAGCTGTTGGTCCAGGTCGCTGAAGGCGTGGGAGTAGCGCAGCTCAAACTCATTGGCCGAGTCCCGAAGAGCCTCCTTTACCGCGTCAAGGCTCGCCGTGCCCCGTAGCGGCGACGCCGGGGGACTTGTGCCGTTTGTTGTTCCGTTGGTGTGCGTGGCTACCCGCTGTTCTTCACCTGAGGCGTCCTCCCCCCCATCAGTCCTGTTGAATGCTTGTCTGAGTCCGACGTGATTGAGTGGATAATTTCGCTGGGAGAGTTTATAGCTAATATAAAATTCAACCAGTTTTCGGTTTTGAGACATATTGGTATCAAGTTTGAAAATGCGCTATGTCTCTTCACTCCAGGTCCCTTCAAGTGAACGCTCATACACACAGCGCCTTCCTTTCTTCAGACCAACATGGTCATTCGGGGTCCAGAGGACACTGAGGGGGCGGAAACCAAATCCTACACAAGGCTGACAAACCAGTTCAGACCCTGTAGACACAAAAAGAAAGGCTCAAAGTCTGGACAGCTTACTctgagtgtgtgcgtgcgtgtagatgAAGTCCCACCTCTCCTATTAGATTTAGACAGGTGGGGTGAAAGGTAAATCCCTCTAATTGGGATGGTACACATGGAGCAGATGGTAGTTCAATTAATGAGGCACtagtttgtgtgtatgtgtgtgtatgtttcaGACAAAGAGCAGAGGAAGAAGACGACAAAGGGAGCGGTAGGGTGGTGAAGGTGAGGTTTAGGTGAGTCTTGAGACCCTGTCAACTACTCACACGAACTCAAGACCCTTGAATTTTCACTTGGTCTCACCTACAGATAAACCGCACAAATGAAATCAAAAGGCATTGTCCAGGCAGTCACGGAGCTCAGGCTTCATTGTTGTTATCCATGTTGGCAGCTGCTGGGAGCTTATTAAGTTTGAATCATAACATAATTAACACAACATGTTAGCAGTCGACAACGTTTTATCTGCCGGCTGGCATGATCTCGAAACCATAACGGCAGTTGGCAAACCACAGATGAGGAGTACACCTTCACCTCGTGTATTGTTTGGAATGGTGTTATTTGTATTAAAATGACAATTATGCTACTGGATAAATAAGAATTTAGATTAATGTGTGGTGAATAAAACCAGATCACCTAATTAAGGAAAGGTAGATTTCCTCAACAAAAGAGGGGGAGACCCTCCCTCATTTTGTGCAGTCACTGTCGCAGTGGCTGCGGGCACAAAGAAGGGAGGTACAAGAGCAAACCCCCCCAAAGACCTTTTACTAGCTACGGGCTTTGCTAAAAACTAAGAATGGCATTTAACCTGATAGGGCAGGAACAGGTAGACGTAAACCTAGAAATGATACTTACCATCCAGAACATTGTGTACCGACATCCTATACACCGTGTGCAATATTTTTGTCAACCTTGCGCAACATGCCGCATTATTGTcacctggaattttttttttttttttttaatctaaaagcaTTTCCAGGTGTCCTGAAAAGCACAGtatgatttattttaattattaagacattttaatttgtttgcacTAAGCGTTACTGTTGGTGTGACTATTTCAAGTTAAAAGAAAATGTTAAAATAGGGCTTGGTGACAAATGAACTTGAATTCGATTTTATTTGTCAGTTTGCGTTGTTTATAAAGCACATTCATACAGACAAGCAGTGCTTAAAGTTAGAGGTGCAATTAGTAAATGATTATAAACTAATCAATATTTGAACCTAACAACTATTTTTCTTGTCTTTAATCACCTAGAAAATTGCCCTAACCAGTTAAAAACATACATGTGAGTGAGTTTTCTCAATGGTCAATTTGAAAATGTTTCTCAAATAAAGGAGTTGAATTATTTTTatctatattatttttttcaatccaaTTCATTGCTTGGTATGAATCATTTATTAAAATTGTTAATTGCAGACTTGCATTCAATTCCATAGGCAAACCAAGGCTCTGACCCATTATTTTATGCCAACGCTCATCCTAACGCTCCTTGAAGTAAAAAGTAGTTATCCACCGTGATCCTATGATCCTATTTGGATAATATTATgaaaaagatttgttttctgatacaaaaacattaagagacaaGAAGTACAACTGCCTCACATGACTAGTCTGTAAACAGTGTCGTTTAGCCGCGTGCTAGCGGCTGTCATTTAAAATGTGATTCATTTGGTTCCTGACTGAACAAAACACAAGCAggttttattttgcattttgttttgttacaatTATCCGAACCATCGCTTTTACCAAAGGCACATCACAAGTGTCCAGTGATGGATATAAATTAACATTCCTGACAATGTTAAAGACAAAATGTCAGCTTTGCCGATCTAGTCAAAAAAGATGagagaataaactttttttctgtATGACCAGAGAAAAACCTTGTGAAAGGGTTAGTCAATCGCACTGAACATTGACCAAGACATGGTTGAGCATATTCATTGCAAAAGCAGTCACTTATCAACATGTTGGAAACTCGAGCGCACGTCTGTGCCTCAAagttgcaaatatttttttaacattgcctCACCTTGAGAAGACTGCATGAGCACTGCGAAAGAGCTGGAGGGGCTTAGGCGTCGCTCTTGGACAAAATGTACTGACCAGACAAGCCATACAGGTTGTCGGCTCATTTtgatgttacatgttttgatgaaaaactttttttttttcaacaagagcATTTTTTCACATTGTTTAAGCTGTTAGAGAACTCATGTAATTAATTTTCTGTCGTTGGCAGTGctaaatgtccaatccgtttttttACTACAAGAGGATAGCAGCAATCATCAGAGTcagaatggattgggcatcgagcaaAGTCagtgagcattcacagtcagtcctcccagtttaaaataattggacatctattgttgtcAGTGACATACAATTTAGGTAAATACTCATACTACTTGAATAGAAAAATGAATCTCATAATACATAATTGGGCcccctttcagtgccattgacaatgacagacgtccaattgttaggctcttttcatcctacaGCGGCGATTTAAATGAGTTCGTCATGTTATAAACGTGCATTAAGTTCTGAGGCCTCAACACATTGAGAGGACTTCTTCAAAGGGGATAGGTTCCAAAGCTGCAGCAATTTATTGGAATAATTTATACAAAAATATTGAATGGAAACAGACTTGGCTTTTGCCTATAAAATATCTGAAGAAATAAAGTTAAAGATATCACTCTCAAAATAATACACAGGTGTTATCCTGTAAAGACAACAATGGtgaaatttaaaattaatattgaTACGTTATGTTCTTTTTGTGCAAATGCAGAGAAAACTGTTTCCCATTTGTTTTGGGAATGTACTTACTCTCACATCTTTTGGGTTGATCTGAACAATTTTATCAACTCCAAAGTTGAGCCCTCATTGAAAAAAGATAGTTATTAGACACGTTTTGTTTGGTCTATCCAACATTGAAGAACTAGAAATAAACAATTTGttataaatcttaaattttggcaaaattcCACATTAACTCTGTAAAATACATAAATCAAACACCAAATTTTCGggaaaatgtttttatatttggAAAACTGAAGTATCTCTCTGAACCCC contains these protein-coding regions:
- the bcl2l1 gene encoding bcl-2-like protein 1, encoding MSQNRKLVEFYISYKLSQRNYPLNHVGLRQAFNRTDGGEDASGEEQRVATHTNGTTNGTSPPASPLRGTASLDAVKEALRDSANEFELRYSHAFSDLDQQLHITPATAYQSFENVVDEVFRDDINWGRIVGLFAFGGALCVECMEKEMSPLVGRIIEWMTVYLDNHLQPWIERQGGWERFAEIFGHDAAAEVRRSQESFKKWLLAGMTLVTGVVVGSLIAQKRL